The genomic segment ACGAAGCCGGACAGCGCGAAGGAGACGGTGCCGCCCGCGGTGACCTTGGTGGTACCGAGCTGGATCCTCGGGGTGGCCGGCTCGGGCGTGGTGGTGGCCGCGGTGACGGTGAGTGCGGCGCTCTTGAGGCTGGTCTGCGGGGCGAGGAGGCGGAGCCAGTGAGTGGTGCCGGGGGTGGTGTCGGAGGGGATGGTGACGGTGCCGGTGACGCTGCCGTCGGCGCCGCTGGTGAACTGGGCGAGAAGCGCGGCGTCGTCGAGCTTGACGCTGACCTTGCTGTCGGCCGGGAAGCCCGTCGCGGTGAACGACACGCTGCCGCCCGCCTTCACCGAGGCCGATCCCAGGGTGACGGCCGGGGCCGACGCCTCGTCAGCCGCGGACGCGACGGTTCCGGTCGCCCCCGGGTCGTCGCTCGCCGCGGCGAGCGGCATCGACAGCACGCCGAGGCCCAGCGTGGCCCCGGCGGTGAGCGCGGCGACCCGCGCGACCCTGCCTCGGGGGCCGCGCAGCGGCGATATGGAGGTGCGGAAAGGTCTGGCTGCGCTCATGGCGTGCTCCTGGCAGGCAAGAAACGGCAAGAAAAGTGCATGGGGGAGATGCGGCATCCACTGGCCGGTACGGCAGGATGTCGCCCATCATTGGTTAGGTTAGCCTAACCAACCTTGAGGAACTCGCGGTGGCCCCGGGTGGAGGAGGGTGGGTCCGTGGTGGCCCGGGGCAGGTAAGGTAAGCCTTACTTGTCGCCGTTCTTCGGAGGTCGCCCGCATGTTCGCGTCCGCACCGCCCGAAGGGGCTCCCCTCCATCCGCCCAGGACGGCCCGCCCCGACGCGGTTCCGTTTCTTGCCGCGCCCGGCGTCGAACTGCCGGGACCGGAAGGGGTCGAGGAGTTCTGGGCGCGGATGCGCGAGCGGGGTACGCCGCTGATCGCCCCCGATCCGCAGGGCAGTCCCGAACACGCGGCCGTCACCTTCCTCTGGCGCGGTACCGAAGCGACCCGGGCGGTCCAGGTGATGCCCAACAAGCTCGGCGACCCGCGCGCGCCCGAGGCCAACCTGATGGCGCGTCATCCGGGCACGGACATCTGGCACTGGACGCTCCGGCTGCGCCGCGACTGGCGCGGCACCTACGACTTCCACGTGGACGAGGGTGACGGCCCCGAGGCCGAAGGGCCGGGCTACTGGCAATGGCTGCGGACGCGGCGTCACTCCGACCCGTTCAACTCCCGCCTCCTGCCGCGTCGCTGGGGTGGCGAAGCGGTGTCCTGGGCGGAGACCGGGGAGCTCCCGTCCGACTCGGACTGGGAGTCTCGCCCCGGTACGCCCCAGGGCAGGGTGACCGAGCACGGCGTCCCCAGCGGGCACCTGCAAGAGGAACGCCGGGTCTGGTTGTACGAACCGCCCGCACCGGCCGGCGGCTCCACCGGGCCGGCCGAACTCCCCGTACTGGTCGTGCTGGACGGCGAACACTGGCAGCCGAAGCTGGGACTCGCGAACCTGCTCGACAACCTCGTCGCGGACGGCCGGATACCGCCGACGGCCGCGATCCTGGTGGACTCGGTGGACTCCGGCTCCCGTTGGCGGGACCTCGCCTGCCGCCCCGCCCACGCGGCTTTTCTGACCGAGGAGTTGCTCCCGTGGGTCGCCCGGAGGCTGCCGCTCACGGACGATCCGGCGCGCACCGTGATCGCCGGGCAGAGCCTGGGCGGTCTGTCCGCGACGTACACGGCGCTGACGGCCCCGCACCGCTTCGGCAACGCCTTGGTCCAGTCAGCCTCCTACTGGTGGCCGAACGGGCCGGAGCCGGAGTGGCTGACCGGCCGGATCGCCGCCGCCCCGCGCCGCCCGGTACGGTTCCGGCTCTCCTTCGGCGAGCAGGAATGGGTGGCGCTCCCCGCCGCACGGCGGCTGCGCGACACCCTCGAAGAAGCCGGATACGACTACCACTACCGCGAGTTCAACGGCGGTCACGACTACCTGTGGTGGCGCACGGAGATGGCGGAGGGGCTGACCGGGCTGCTGGGCCGTGTCTGACCATTCCCGCCGGGCGGGCGGCGTCCGGCACGGCACCTCGTGGCGTTGTCGGATCACCCGAGTACATCAGTACACGGGTGATCCTCCGCCTTGCGATGCACCGCACCGGACACCATCCGCTGATCCGACGCGCACTGTCGGAGACGGCCTGGGCCCGGAGCCTGACGCGTACGACCGGCCCTGGTTCCGGTCGCCGAGGTCCGTAACCCGGCGGCCGTACCGCTCACAGGGCCGCGCCTCTCACGCGGCCGCACCGCTCATACGGCCGACGCTCACACCGCCACCGCGCACGCCGCGGTGAAACCGGCCGGCACCTCGACGTCGGTGAGGGCCCAGCCGGCCGGAGGCGCTGCCGGGGAGGGGCCGGTACCCAGGTAGGTGCCCCCCAGTGCCTCGCCGGCGAGCCCCTCGCCGGTGCCCTTGAGGTACGCCTCCTTGCGGGTCCAGCAGCGGGCGAAGGCGGCCGGCCGGTCCGGCGCCGCCATGCGCGCCAACTCCGCCTGCTCGGAAGGGTGCAGGGACTTCGCGACGTCCGCGGTCGTCCTCTCCGAAGGTGGCCGCTCGACGTCCACCCCGACCGGCCGGGCGGCCAGCGCCACCACCGCCAGGCCGTCCGTGTGCGACAGCGAGAAGTGCACCCGCTCACCGGCGGGCCCCGCGACCGCAGGCCGGCCGTGAAGGGCGCCGCACCCCGGGCACGCCAGCCGGACCATCGTCACCCGGGTGGGCGGGAGCTCCAGGACTCCGCCCAGCAGTACCCGCAACGCCGTGTGCGAGGCCATGTACATCGCCCGGTCCTGGGGGCGCCGGAACGCCGCGCAACGGCGCTGCTCCTCCTCGTCGAGAACGACGGGAAGGGAGAAGGCCGAGGGGTCCTGGTCCCAGGGACGTACGGACCACAGCAGCGGGCCGGCGCCGTCCAGCGCGGACGGCCCCGGAGGCCGGTCTCCCGGTGTCCAGGGCCGCGCCTTCGCCGGCGTACTCACCACGGGGCGGACGCGCGCGCGGGGTCGAACGGGGCGGTCGGTTCGGTCATCCGTCGAGCTCCTTCAGCCGGGCCGCGAGGACGGTCGCGACGGTGTCGAGGTTATCGCCCTGGAGGAGCCGCGCGTGGGTGCAGTCGAGATCGTGGTTGACGATCTCGCCCGTCACATGGGCGCGCCAGGCCTCCCGGGTGAGCCAGTCCTCCGCCCTCGGTGCGGCGGCCGTGAAGAACAGCACGTCGCCCCGGAAGGTGTCGTGCCGGTGCTCGCGCATCAGCCGTGCGTGGTGCGGGACGATGTCGACGATCCTGGACAGGGTGCGGTCGCTGAGCCCGGCGAGCGGGCTGCCCGCCCGGCGCAGGGTGGCCAGGACGTCGTCACGGGTCTGTTCGTCCGTACGCTCGAAGCCGGCCATCCGCAGCACCGCCGTGAGCGCGTCCCCCTCCTCGGGGGCCGGGCGCGCGCGCCACATCTCGGACGGAAACGCGTCGAGCAGCGCGAGGAGTTCGACCTCCTCGCCCGCCTCCTGGAGCAGCACCGCCACGGCTTGCGCGAGGACACCGCCCACCGACCAGCCCACCAGCCGGTACGGTCCTCGGGGCTGGACGGCACGCAGCCGCGCGGCGTAGTCGACGGCCTGGTCCCGCAGCGTCGCCGCCAGGGGCTCGTCGTCGGTCAGTCCGCGCACCTGGACGGCGTACAGCGGCTGTCCGGCACCGAGACGGGCCGAGAGGCCCGCGTAGCACCAGGCGATACCGCCCGCCGGGTGGAACGCGAAGACCGGGGGCCGGCCGCTGCCGCCGCGCAGCGGCAGCAGGACGTCCAGCGCGTCGTCGGCGCCCGCGCCCGGACCCGCGAGGCGTGCCGCCAGGGCGGCCGGGGTCGGCGTCTCGAAGAGGGAGCCGATCGTCAGCTCCGTCGCGCACTCCTCCCGTACCCGGGCCACCAGCTTCATCGCGAGCAGTGAGGTGCCGCCGAGGTCGAAGAAGGCGTCGTCGGGACCGGCCCCCTCGACGCCGAGGACGTCGGCGAAGAGCCGGGTCAGCTTCTCCTCCAGCGCCCCGGACGGGCGCCGGGCCCCCTTGCCGCCGGTGAACACCGGTGCGGGCAGGGCGCGTCGGTCCAGCTTGCCGGCCGGGCTCAGCGGGAACGCCGCGAGGACGACCA from the Streptomyces sp. NBC_01335 genome contains:
- the fes gene encoding enterochelin esterase, translated to MFASAPPEGAPLHPPRTARPDAVPFLAAPGVELPGPEGVEEFWARMRERGTPLIAPDPQGSPEHAAVTFLWRGTEATRAVQVMPNKLGDPRAPEANLMARHPGTDIWHWTLRLRRDWRGTYDFHVDEGDGPEAEGPGYWQWLRTRRHSDPFNSRLLPRRWGGEAVSWAETGELPSDSDWESRPGTPQGRVTEHGVPSGHLQEERRVWLYEPPAPAGGSTGPAELPVLVVLDGEHWQPKLGLANLLDNLVADGRIPPTAAILVDSVDSGSRWRDLACRPAHAAFLTEELLPWVARRLPLTDDPARTVIAGQSLGGLSATYTALTAPHRFGNALVQSASYWWPNGPEPEWLTGRIAAAPRRPVRFRLSFGEQEWVALPAARRLRDTLEEAGYDYHYREFNGGHDYLWWRTEMAEGLTGLLGRV
- a CDS encoding 4'-phosphopantetheinyl transferase family protein; the encoded protein is MVSTPAKARPWTPGDRPPGPSALDGAGPLLWSVRPWDQDPSAFSLPVVLDEEEQRRCAAFRRPQDRAMYMASHTALRVLLGGVLELPPTRVTMVRLACPGCGALHGRPAVAGPAGERVHFSLSHTDGLAVVALAARPVGVDVERPPSERTTADVAKSLHPSEQAELARMAAPDRPAAFARCWTRKEAYLKGTGEGLAGEALGGTYLGTGPSPAAPPAGWALTDVEVPAGFTAACAVAV